TTTTTTTGTTGCCTGGGCAAAATAACGTCAGGAATTGATCAATTCAGGATGCTTTTCAATAAGGTCAAGCAATTTTGCGGAAGGGCCGCAGGGGCGCCGCAAGCCGTGTTCCCATTTGACCAGCGTGGAAGGGCTGACTCCCAGCACGGCGGCAAAATCTTTCTGGCTCATTCCCTGGCTTTTCCTTAACCGCGCAATGCTTTTTTCATTGCCTGTTTCGCGGAAAGGTGACGGAGAAATAGCTATAGCCCGGGGCTGGGGCAGTTCCATTCCTTTTTCCAGACAACGTTCAATATACATTTCCGCCACTTCCTGAAGGTTGCGGTTGACTTCTTCCAGGGTTTCCCCGTGGGTGCAGTCCTTTTCAAAATCAGGCAGGGAACCGATATAGCAATTATCTTCATCGCTCCACCGGATGAAACGGCTGTATTTCCCGGCAAGCGTCTTCATATCCTGTTCAGTCATTTTCATAGTTGTTTTTCTTGGGGTTGCAAGGGAGCTTACGCTCCCTTGCTTTTTGCCTCTTCTATCTTCTCCCTGACGTGCTTGACCAGATAGGGCTTGGCATCGTCTCCATCATGCCCGCAGATGGTCGCTACCGTACCGGAGGCCCGATGCTCATACTGACGGTGGGAACCTTTGCCGCGGCCCGTATTGTCAAAGCCCGCCTTGCGAAGATCGGCAACTAGTTGTCGTATCTTAGGAGGCATGCCTACAATATAGTTGCACAATGTGAAAATAGCAAGGATTGTTTTCACATTGTGTCATGTCTCTCTGGAAAGGCTAGTTCTAACATTTCTTGCGCTGAGTCTATGGAAGTGTTTTCATAAGCTATCGTATGGACGAAAAAAAATTCTACATATTTTCAGATGGAGAAGTGCAAGGGCCTTTTTCAGAACGTGGACTTGAGTTGCTTTGTGCTCAAAAACGTATTACCGGCGAAACTCTCGTATGCCTTGAAGGAGAGCAAAATTGGACGCCATATTCGGATTTTTTGAAAAATCGCTCTGTAACAGTTAATGAAAGTTTTTCATCAGAAAATATTCCTCAAGCTATCAGTCAGAATAGGAGAGCGAAAGCTTCTTTTTCAGACAGTCAAAGCTTTCAGGAGGTAAAAATCCCATTTACATCAATGACGGTGCAGGCTTTCGGCATAATGGGAGGGATTATTATTATTCTTTCTATTCTAGCTGCAGTAGCCGTTTTCATCGTTGGTATTATGAGTAAAAATGCCGTTGCTTTACCAATGATGATGTTATGGGCTGTTGGAATATTTTTCGGGGCTCTTCTTTATGGTGGTGTTTTCATAGCCATTGCGAACATTGTGCAATGTCAGTTAAGGAGCGTTGACTTGCTCAAAAAGATTGTAGAGCAGACAAAGGAATAATCCTTGTTGAGGCAACCAAGGATGAATGCAATAAAAAGCCCCTTGGCCCGGAGGCCAAGGGGCGAAGCATTCTAACGTAAGGAGGACGAATAATAGTTTCTTTTTTAAATGAAGCTATTGTGTAGTATATGATGCTAGAGCAATTTGATGACTCCAGCGAAGACAGTAGTGAATGTGGTAGGTTAGAAGAGAAAAAGACACCTCCCATAGTGTTGACGCACCGAGAGGGGGGGAAGCTTGTATCAGATATAGGTGATTATGAGCTTGGAGTTTGCCAAAAACATTATCTATGCCATTGGCTAGTTTTTAGCATTTTTCCCCATTTTTCTAATAAATTTTATGAGACGTGTCCATTCCTCATCTGTCGAAAACGCGTTCTGAATAAGTTCTAAACAGTACGTTCCCGCATCGAGTCCACGGCGTTCAGCTTCGGTTTTTATAATTTGATATTGCTCACTATCAAATTCCAATTCCAAAGTGACCATCCCAGATTCATCCACAACGAGTTCTTCTTCTGTGGAAAGATGTCCTTGTTTAAACATGAGATCATAGATTGTAAGTAAGGCTTTTGCAGGAATTTCAGATTTTTTAAAGAACCATGAATCCACTGTCCGTTTGTGAACTCCACATTGTTCCGCAAGCCAAAACCTGTCCTTTTTTATTTTCTTGAGCCAGGCTTTGACATTCTCTTTTTCATCTTTTGAACTCACAGTATTACTATACAATTTTTTTTAGCATTGTCAATTAGCAGGATAGAACAAATTACAAAAAAATATTGTATTTATTTGTTGACGATTACAAGTTGACGTTGTAATTCTAGTTTTGTTGAGTTGATGTTCGCTCTCAATCCATGAACATACGGTTCATGTCAGAAACAAAAGCGGCCACCTGCGGGAACAGGTGACCACCAATAACGGGCGTGAGCCCAACTAATAAGACAAAACATGACTACTATAAATTATATAGTAGCGCAAGCAGATTGCGCCAACATGACGGGGAACGGTATTAAGCTGTTCCAGAACTCCGATCTGAATTGCACGATTGAAGTCATCGAAAGAAATGGTGAACCTTGGATCTTTGCCAAAGAAGTATGTGAAGCTCTCGGTTACTCGAATATTTCGAAAGCTCTATTGAATGTAAGAGAAAAGTGGAAGGGTATAACCAGCAGGGATACCCTTAAAGGAAAGCAATCAGTTTCAATTATCAATGAAGCTGGCTTGTTCGCTCTTGTGATGAAATCCAAGATGCCGAAAGCGGTCGAGTTCCAGGATTGGGTGTGTGAAGAAGTTCTCCCCTCTATCCGGAAGACAGGCGGGTACATGACAACCCGTCCGG
This region of Akkermansia muciniphila genomic DNA includes:
- a CDS encoding type II toxin-antitoxin system HicA family toxin, translating into MKTILAIFTLCNYIVGMPPKIRQLVADLRKAGFDNTGRGKGSHRQYEHRASGTVATICGHDGDDAKPYLVKHVREKIEEAKSKGA
- a CDS encoding DUF4339 domain-containing protein — protein: MDEKKFYIFSDGEVQGPFSERGLELLCAQKRITGETLVCLEGEQNWTPYSDFLKNRSVTVNESFSSENIPQAISQNRRAKASFSDSQSFQEVKIPFTSMTVQAFGIMGGIIIILSILAAVAVFIVGIMSKNAVALPMMMLWAVGIFFGALLYGGVFIAIANIVQCQLRSVDLLKKIVEQTKE
- a CDS encoding helix-turn-helix domain-containing protein — translated: MKMTEQDMKTLAGKYSRFIRWSDEDNCYIGSLPDFEKDCTHGETLEEVNRNLQEVAEMYIERCLEKGMELPQPRAIAISPSPFRETGNEKSIARLRKSQGMSQKDFAAVLGVSPSTLVKWEHGLRRPCGPSAKLLDLIEKHPELINS